Proteins co-encoded in one Sphingopyxis sp. BE259 genomic window:
- a CDS encoding DUF4153 domain-containing protein: MTDALATGPAADSLRVSARLDDNDPPWPLRPWIMAAICAAAGLAFHALVDHDHDQALAQWRSALATAVAVAAVVFVLGVELRRWHWALGFALLWGAVLGLIAWQTAAYNLQGNPIEWPFWSGMLAVLVATPLFQTRRDVAPDWRFWKLWDMPYARLHSHAWTDAVIGAAGLAFVGTAFLLTFLISEMFHLIGIDLIRDLLNGEWFGWMLAGAAFGGAVGLLRERDKLVSTLQRLVMIVLAVLAPVLAAALVIFLLSLAGTGLAKLWASGFSTAALMLAAAAFAVLLANAVIGNGADDRATNPLLRWAAPVLAVAVLPLAGIAYYSMQLRIGQYGWTPERIWGVIAAGIALVYGLAGLWAVVKGRRDFDDVLRPLQQKLAIGVALLALFLALPIVDFGAISTRDQLARLTSGATKVERFDWAAMAFDFGPKGRAALQKLAKSPQKPRADAAKAALTAKNRWDLTGPRGPVLLKPLAERLRVIPADRALPADALERIAGTYMCSRAKACVAVWLGDDRIGVLGQNEPGEATNFDFVSRNKDGRWVQGDIGRETRPARLEIDLSTAVVTVETVAQRRILVNGVPESGAFE, encoded by the coding sequence ATGACCGACGCGCTCGCAACCGGCCCCGCCGCCGATTCGCTCCGAGTTTCCGCACGCCTGGACGATAACGACCCGCCTTGGCCGCTGCGGCCGTGGATCATGGCCGCGATTTGCGCGGCCGCGGGGCTGGCGTTCCACGCGCTGGTCGATCACGACCATGACCAAGCACTGGCGCAGTGGCGCAGCGCGCTGGCGACTGCGGTGGCGGTGGCGGCGGTGGTGTTCGTGCTGGGGGTCGAGCTGCGCCGCTGGCACTGGGCGCTGGGCTTTGCGCTGTTGTGGGGCGCGGTGCTGGGGCTGATCGCGTGGCAGACGGCGGCGTATAATTTGCAGGGAAATCCGATCGAATGGCCATTCTGGTCGGGGATGCTGGCGGTGCTGGTCGCGACGCCTTTGTTCCAGACCCGCCGCGATGTCGCGCCCGACTGGCGGTTCTGGAAGCTGTGGGACATGCCCTACGCCCGGCTGCACAGCCATGCGTGGACCGATGCGGTGATCGGCGCGGCGGGCCTGGCGTTCGTCGGCACCGCGTTCCTGCTGACCTTCCTGATTTCGGAGATGTTCCACCTGATCGGGATCGACCTGATCCGCGATCTGCTGAACGGCGAATGGTTCGGGTGGATGCTTGCGGGCGCAGCGTTCGGCGGCGCGGTCGGCTTGCTGCGCGAACGCGACAAGCTGGTTTCGACGTTGCAGCGGCTGGTGATGATCGTGCTGGCGGTGCTGGCGCCGGTGCTGGCGGCGGCGCTGGTAATTTTCCTGCTCTCGCTGGCGGGAACCGGGCTGGCAAAGCTGTGGGCATCTGGCTTTTCGACCGCCGCGCTGATGCTGGCGGCGGCGGCGTTTGCGGTGCTGCTGGCCAATGCGGTGATCGGCAACGGCGCCGACGACCGCGCGACCAATCCGCTGCTGCGCTGGGCGGCGCCGGTGCTGGCGGTCGCGGTGCTGCCGCTGGCGGGGATCGCTTATTATTCGATGCAGCTGCGGATCGGCCAATATGGCTGGACGCCCGAACGGATATGGGGGGTGATCGCGGCGGGCATCGCGCTGGTTTATGGGCTGGCTGGCCTATGGGCGGTGGTGAAGGGGCGGCGCGATTTCGACGATGTGCTGCGGCCGTTGCAGCAGAAGCTGGCGATCGGGGTCGCTCTGCTGGCGCTGTTCCTGGCGCTGCCGATCGTCGATTTCGGGGCGATTTCGACCCGCGACCAGCTGGCGCGGCTGACGTCGGGCGCAACCAAGGTCGAAAGATTCGATTGGGCGGCGATGGCGTTTGATTTCGGACCCAAGGGACGGGCGGCGTTGCAGAAACTGGCGAAATCGCCGCAAAAGCCGCGCGCGGATGCAGCGAAAGCGGCGCTGACAGCGAAGAATCGCTGGGATCTGACCGGGCCGCGGGGTCCGGTGTTGCTCAAGCCCTTGGCCGAGCGGCTGCGCGTCATCCCCGCCGATCGGGCGCTGCCTGCCGACGCGCTGGAACGCATCGCCGGAACCTATATGTGCAGCCGCGCCAAGGCGTGCGTGGCGGTGTGGCTGGGCGACGACCGGATCGGGGTGCTGGGGCAGAATGAACCGGGCGAAGCGACGAATTTCGATTTCGTATCGCGCAACAAGGACGGGCGCTGGGTGCAGGGCGATATTGGTCGCGAGACCCGCCCGGCGCGGCTCGAAATTGATCTGTCGACGGCGGTGGTGACGGTCGAAACGGTGGCACAGCGGCGGATATTAGTGAATGGGGTGCCGGAATCGGGGGCGTTCGAATAG
- a CDS encoding DUF3089 domain-containing protein gives MARKFLYVIAAIILLILAAGVVYQLYPGWLARVAFVPSAEFKQQAAVEPNAYDDPKMWFARPGMTNDPSAWRPAAGGSDAAAPDGADAQSRDQLIPPATAAETSAPPVERGDAAVFFVHPTSYYSRSSWNAPLTDRDSDHRANLFVQGMASAFADAGEIWAPRYRQATLGAFLAEDRVTAGKAIDAAYRDVEEAFDAFVAAQPKNKPIILAGHSQGALHLTTLLKNKIAGTPLAKRIVAAYVIGWPISLDTDMAALGLPACETPGQKGCILGWATFADPADPEMVTAAYDGTIGFDGRPRAGTRMLCTNPLTGTRDAAAASDANLGTLVPTEGFKSGSLSVGKIGAKCDDTRGLLMIGDAEVAKNFVVAGYVLPGNNYHVYDITLFWANVRADALRRLAAYEGKPSPVPAAATALPVTPVVPATASAPKS, from the coding sequence TTGGCCCGCAAATTTCTTTACGTCATCGCCGCCATCATCCTGCTGATCCTTGCTGCCGGGGTCGTGTATCAGCTTTATCCCGGCTGGCTCGCGCGGGTCGCTTTCGTGCCCAGCGCCGAATTCAAGCAGCAGGCGGCGGTCGAACCCAATGCCTATGACGATCCCAAAATGTGGTTCGCGCGGCCCGGGATGACGAACGACCCGTCGGCCTGGCGCCCCGCCGCCGGAGGATCGGATGCAGCCGCGCCCGACGGCGCCGACGCCCAATCGCGCGATCAGCTCATCCCGCCCGCAACCGCTGCCGAAACCTCCGCACCGCCCGTCGAACGCGGCGACGCTGCGGTCTTTTTCGTCCACCCAACCAGCTATTACAGCCGCTCCAGCTGGAACGCCCCGCTCACCGATCGCGATTCGGACCACCGCGCCAACCTGTTCGTGCAGGGCATGGCCAGCGCCTTTGCCGATGCCGGCGAAATCTGGGCGCCGCGCTATCGCCAGGCGACGCTTGGCGCTTTCCTCGCCGAAGATCGCGTCACCGCGGGCAAGGCAATCGACGCCGCCTATCGCGACGTCGAAGAAGCCTTCGACGCCTTCGTCGCCGCCCAGCCCAAAAACAAACCGATCATCCTTGCCGGCCACAGCCAGGGCGCGCTCCACCTCACCACCCTGCTCAAGAACAAGATCGCCGGGACGCCGCTCGCGAAGCGGATCGTCGCCGCCTATGTCATCGGCTGGCCGATCAGCCTCGACACCGACATGGCGGCACTTGGCCTGCCCGCGTGCGAAACCCCCGGGCAGAAAGGCTGCATCCTCGGCTGGGCGACCTTTGCCGATCCCGCCGACCCCGAAATGGTCACCGCTGCCTATGACGGCACCATCGGTTTCGACGGTCGTCCACGCGCGGGCACGCGGATGCTGTGCACCAACCCGCTGACCGGCACCCGCGACGCCGCGGCGGCGTCCGATGCCAATCTGGGCACCCTGGTTCCCACCGAAGGGTTCAAAAGCGGGTCGCTCAGCGTCGGGAAGATCGGCGCCAAATGCGACGACACGCGCGGCCTGCTGATGATCGGCGACGCCGAGGTGGCGAAGAATTTTGTCGTCGCGGGCTATGTGCTGCCGGGCAACAATTACCATGTGTACGACATCACCCTGTTCTGGGCGAACGTCCGCGCCGACGCGCTGCGGCGGCTGGCGGCATATGAGGGCAAGCCGTCGCCGGTGCCAGCAGCGGCGACGGCGCTGCCGGTAACGCCAGTGGTGCCCGCAACTGCATCGGCCCCCAAGTCCTAA
- the ruvX gene encoding Holliday junction resolvase RuvX: MITTAAPDFAAQFPNGGRLIGLDVGTKTIGVATCDRNWSFATPDTTIIRKKFSADLETLKSALTAHAVIGLVVGLPLNMDGSDSPRTQSTRAFARNLLPLGLPILLWDERWSTAAVERAMIAADVSRAKRAERIDSAAAAFILQGAIDAMTRA, translated from the coding sequence ATGATCACCACCGCCGCCCCCGACTTCGCCGCACAATTCCCGAACGGCGGCCGCCTGATCGGCCTCGACGTCGGCACCAAGACGATCGGCGTCGCCACCTGCGACAGGAACTGGAGCTTCGCCACCCCCGACACGACGATCATCCGCAAGAAATTCTCTGCCGACCTCGAAACGCTCAAATCGGCACTCACCGCCCACGCCGTTATCGGCCTCGTCGTCGGCCTGCCGCTCAACATGGACGGCAGCGACAGTCCGCGCACCCAAAGCACCCGCGCCTTCGCGCGCAACCTTCTACCGCTCGGTCTGCCGATCCTTCTGTGGGACGAACGCTGGTCGACCGCCGCGGTCGAGCGCGCGATGATCGCCGCCGACGTCAGCCGCGCCAAACGCGCCGAACGGATCGACAGCGCCGCCGCCGCCTTCATCTTGCAAGGCGCGATCGACGCGATGACGCGCGCTTGA
- a CDS encoding DUF1294 domain-containing protein has protein sequence MTEYIAYWLAAANGIAFGLMVADKRRAEATVRRIPESTLLLWAFLGGAFGTVLAARLVRHKTRKQPFATWMLIWLWLQIILLGLWALELLGPIVAAALAYFPRPA, from the coding sequence TTGACCGAATATATCGCTTACTGGCTCGCCGCTGCCAACGGCATCGCCTTCGGCCTGATGGTCGCCGACAAACGGCGCGCCGAAGCCACTGTGCGTCGGATACCGGAATCCACCCTGCTTCTCTGGGCCTTCCTGGGTGGCGCTTTCGGTACCGTCCTTGCCGCGCGCCTCGTCCGCCACAAGACGCGCAAGCAGCCCTTTGCCACCTGGATGCTGATTTGGCTCTGGCTCCAGATCATTCTGCTCGGACTTTGGGCGCTCGAATTATTGGGGCCAATCGTCGCCGCAGCGCTTGCCTATTTTCCTCGCCCTGCCTAA
- a CDS encoding aspartate carbamoyltransferase catalytic subunit: MTSSTIRPASDYPPGGDAFRHRHLIGIAQLTPWEISYVLDAAEEWVDLNRAGAAKYNDKLAGLTIINAFFENSTRTLLSFEIAGKRLGADVVNMHAAQSSVKKGETLIDTAMTLNAMRADAMVIRHGSSGAVQLIAGKVDCPVLNAGDGRHEHPTQALLDALTIRRRLGRVEGLTIAICGDVLHSRVARSNILALTLLGNEVRVVAPATLTPPAIDRMHVTTFTDMDEGLKDADVVMMLRLQNERMDGAYLPSAREYHALYGLSPKRLEKAKPDAIVMHPGPMNRGVEIDSSVADHPTRSTITEQVEMGVAVRMACLDILTRRQRGVAGWN; the protein is encoded by the coding sequence ATGACATCATCAACAATCCGACCCGCCAGCGACTATCCGCCCGGCGGCGATGCCTTTCGCCATCGCCACCTGATCGGCATCGCCCAGCTGACCCCGTGGGAGATCAGCTACGTCCTCGACGCCGCCGAAGAATGGGTCGATCTGAACCGCGCCGGCGCCGCAAAATATAATGACAAGCTCGCGGGCCTCACCATCATCAACGCCTTTTTCGAAAACTCGACCCGCACGCTTTTGTCCTTCGAAATCGCCGGAAAACGCCTCGGCGCCGACGTCGTCAACATGCACGCCGCGCAGTCGAGCGTGAAAAAGGGCGAGACGCTGATCGACACCGCAATGACGCTCAACGCGATGCGCGCCGACGCGATGGTGATCCGCCACGGCAGCTCGGGCGCGGTGCAACTGATCGCGGGCAAGGTCGACTGCCCTGTCCTCAACGCCGGCGACGGCCGCCACGAGCATCCGACACAGGCGCTGCTCGACGCGCTCACCATCCGCCGCCGCCTCGGCCGTGTCGAAGGGCTGACCATCGCCATCTGCGGCGACGTGCTGCACAGCCGCGTCGCGCGCTCGAACATCCTCGCGCTCACCCTGCTCGGCAACGAGGTGCGCGTGGTCGCGCCAGCAACGCTCACCCCGCCTGCAATCGACCGTATGCATGTGACGACCTTCACCGACATGGACGAGGGACTGAAGGACGCCGATGTCGTGATGATGCTCCGCCTCCAGAACGAGCGCATGGACGGCGCCTATCTGCCGTCGGCGCGCGAATATCACGCACTCTACGGCCTCAGCCCCAAGCGCCTCGAAAAGGCGAAGCCCGACGCGATCGTGATGCACCCCGGCCCGATGAACCGCGGGGTCGAAATCGACAGCAGCGTCGCCGACCACCCCACCCGCTCGACGATCACCGAACAGGTTGAAATGGGGGTCGCGGTCCGCATGGCGTGCCTCGACATATTGACGCGCCGCCAGCGGGGGGTCGCGGGATGGAACTGA